The Oceanispirochaeta sp. genomic sequence CCGTGGATTCCCATATCAGAAATCTTAGATCGAAAATTGAAGAGACCCCCAAAAATCCTCACTACATTCTGACGGAACGGGGAAAAGGATTCTACTTTAATGGTTAAAAGGACCGAAAAGCAAAGCCTGTCCATTGCCCTGCGCCTGATGTTATCCTCTGCGGCCTCCGTCCTCATTGCCGTACTGATGATGACCCTGCTATTTACATTCTTTCTGAATAAACGCTTCAGTGATTACATCCGTCAGGAAAAAAGTGCGACAAGAAATGAATTGGTCCGGACACTTTCTGAACGCATGATAGTCCACTCATCCCTGGATAATGACTGGCTGGAACAAGTCAGTACGGTCTATATGGAGCAGGGAATATTTATCACCCTTAACAATTCAGAGGGTGATATTATGTGGAGCTGTCTGAAGGACAATGCAGACGAATGCTCCATGCATATGGATAAGGATGATCCTGATTTTTTTGATAATCTGGAGACAGCCATTTACAAACTTCCCGGTGGGAACACTTCAGAATCGGCTCTCTCCCTGAATATTTCCTATGACCCTAACGCAGAGTATTCGGAGAATGACCGTTTCTTCCTGGAAGAGAGTTTCAAAATGCTTCTCCTCTCCATGATCCTGGCTCTGTTTGTCTCATCCCTGGCGTCTTTCGGCCTGTCCCGTTCAATGAGCCGTCCCCTCCGGGATCTGTCAGACTATGCCTTACGACTGGCAAACCATGATTACCTGGCAGGAGACCCCTTCCGGAAAGGAACAAAAGAAATTGACGCTCTTCATGGGGCCATTGAACAGCTGGCTTTTTCTCTGGAAGCCCAGGAAGATCTCCGCATACGGCTGACTTCAGATGTATCTCACGA encodes the following:
- a CDS encoding cell wall metabolism sensor histidine kinase WalK, with protein sequence MVKRTEKQSLSIALRLMLSSAASVLIAVLMMTLLFTFFLNKRFSDYIRQEKSATRNELVRTLSERMIVHSSLDNDWLEQVSTVYMEQGIFITLNNSEGDIMWSCLKDNADECSMHMDKDDPDFFDNLETAIYKLPGGNTSESALSLNISYDPNAEYSENDRFFLEESFKMLLLSMILALFVSSLASFGLSRSMSRPLRDLSDYALRLANHDYLAGDPFRKGTKEIDALHGAIEQLAFSLEAQEDLRIRLTSDVSHELRTPLTKIQTSLEAMIDGIWPRDEERLKGCLREILRLTGLVRQLDDLNRYDRETEAQPMKPVNLKESLLYVLNMYEQDCLNRNISLKWQLPNVYITGDDEKLKQVWINLMSNALKFTDRGGEINVNLSPGNPVTISFADTGIGIEKQDLPNIFERFYKADNSRNQNGSGLGLSIVKEIINLHAGSVLAESPEGEGFTIRIQLPNKDDKS